aatcaagtgtaattttatttcctgtgagtttacacccaattgactagtaatataggagtcgccattcagtttttaacgacaatgagaaaaactgacaaaacccggttatcgtgacataaagggagtgcaattatgtttgaccacgacggccgtaggttcccttgtgatccctggtgtggggatctctcaacatacacccgcaaggtagagattgagggttcgggggactgtaactaccgagaggagtactcgctcttcgataactccagaggcaggatatccttactagctcagcataaataattgaagggacatgcgttaactattaaactaatctgagttgattttaacaatatgcaacatatagtactagatcgaacgcgattatctgatttagattgtattaagggacctagcatgataatccaatttcccaacatattatctttattaggcgtgatagaacaatcagatttaattagtttaacagttcataaaaagggcgaggaaagcgattaaaccatggaaaagggacacattacgacgcacccttgagaggtgcgtcacggttctcagaaaactaaccactttgactttgctatttctccttttatttaacgaatctcaaattacgggacaggatacgttctgttcgatttttggatcgaatgcgacaaaacgcgtgatcagttttgcagcgtgaggcttaggcttaggggtttagagtcaatactcagaataataattgtgtgttgtgtcctcttcacgtcgaacttagggccctatttatagaaacgagttcgtggaaagatagaattgtagaactctaatccacgaggaattaggaaagaacacgtcccaggtaatttcagcgcccagggctgggcgccgaagatttcggcgcccagagccaggcgttgaaaatagggtttgggccgtttctttgtcagattaggattcttagaatccggagtgtatgagactttaatcgagtcttttagtgcgtattaattttatgatggaatgcatctgggcccgttacgatctctaggctcgttaggattttaattaatacgtaactcttattttcgaatcgtattaggaataggattctctcgcaatttctatctcatttaggatttatgttggagtgcaacacctaattctaacaggtttctatcttttatgacttgccacttttaacaactacccattacggcagttactatttttagcaggtttccataaatagcaggtttcgggtgaaatgaaaaggggatttgagattccttattttataggagatgcgttgtcaagtggagatttacgttctcatcatcgaaccttccctttcgggaatggggacaaaagtaggtgtctacactactttatatttataataaataagATAAAATTCCAACAAACTATATATAatgatattattatatatattgtgCTAAAGTTAAGGATAATAAATCAATTATACTACCAAAACCACCGAAACAATATGTTTACTATTTTTATTTCCCCCAAAATCCCATATTATATTTTCCAATCAAGGGTTTAATTATGTCTTAAAGATCAAAACCCTAAAAGTTTCACAATTGACATAGGAGATTATGAAATAGTATTACTAAGTATACTATGCAAACTTTATATTtgggaatattttttttaactttaaaataatattacgTTTATTAATGATCGGTTTGAATTCGACCTTGTTGTCTTTATCGCGGTTCGTTTGCTAAAAGCTCGTTTATATTGATATAGCTTGGCTCTGCTCGTGGTTGAATTTAAATAAACTACTCGTGAACTAAGCTCGAACAATGAAAAACTTAAACGAGTCGGCCAAGTTCAAACAAGGGAAATGAAAGCTCAGCTCGAGCTCGAAAATTTCTTGTCAAACCTAGCAATAGTTATTATCTTCAACGTACGTAACACTTAATTGGTTTTGCATCTCGATTGTAAAAACTAAAAAGTCGTCGATTTGGTTGAAAATTGTAGGCTAAGCTTGATTGCTGccaatttaacaaaaataaatcaCAAGTGCACAATCTTGTGTAATCGTACCCTCGTGACCTTGTCAATGAGAAATTGAGAATGATGAGTAGAATTGCAGTTACTTACTGGCTTCACTACACATACCCGTAATTGATAAGGCCGGTTTAATTTGTCTAATAGTTGAATACTGTGCGGAGTACTGACATGGTACTCTCTCCATTTCTTTAATTTGTTCTTCTTTGCAATATGTCATTTGCAAGGTGATCAAAGTTTGATTGTGATTTATCATTGAGTTATTTAAGACAATTATACCTAGCGTTGAatggtttttttatttttatttttatttttatttatattttaatgtatCAGAAAGTTTCTTCATTCTACCCTCGAAGTTTATATTTATGCAAGTATCTTCAATTCAGTACCCAAATTAAGTTATACTTCCTACATTTTATGATAACCGAACCTAATCATACGAGATTTAACCTTGTCTATTTCCTTTGATGCAAGTGGCAGGGTTTAAAAGTCTTTATTTAATTTACTAACAGTAATGGTAAATTAATAATTGTTTGGGGATGTCAGCTACATATGTACCCAATTACGTGTTATAATCGTCTTAATTTTTGTAATCacaaaaaagtaaataaaaaatatctccGTAATACATCCATTTGAACGTAGGAGCTTTCATAATGTATGAACTCAAGTACTTAACCCATAGCAATCACGACTTAGAGTATAAATGAAAGGAGTGTTAAAGATACATGttcaaatacttcgtatatatataCTTTGACAAAATACacaaaaagtaaacaaaaacaattagGAGTAATTTAAGGCATCAAATTACTCTTTTAGTCGTGAGGTTGATTATTAGTTTTattaccatttttttttttggtacaacTTGGTTACTTAAATAAAATCACCTGCTGGAATTCCGTTTAAATTAATaatgagaaaaataaataaatcagaaAGGCACATGCATGAATTCTaaagttaaattaaaaaattccaGCTTGTTATAATATAGTCGAAGAGATAATGACTCCAATAGTATACGTACTAGCTCGTATTTTACTTGCTTTGTACACTAGTAATATAATAGGTCATACATTTTACGTAGTAATATCCATCTAAGCAATCTTATTACGTTACTAAAAATAATCACCTATTATTTAGTTTAATAACAATTTAATACAGTATAAATAGATGTACTTCTGGTTCATCTTCTTCTCACATCTATCAATCCCTTGCTAAGTTGCTAGTAAGTAGTAATCATCACTTAATTATCTCAAATTATGAAAACCTTGAAAAGAAATCATGTTACCATTATAATCCTGGCTTATTATACCTTTTGTCTTCACCTCGTAGAATCTTGTAATCCAATAGATGAAGAGGCGTTGCTTGAATTCAGACGTGGGGTCGAGTACGGGGCGGAGTACGAACTAGCGACTTGGGTCCCTAAGACCAATTGTTGTTCATGGTACGGCGTGGAATGTGATGTTTCCAATGGAAGGGTTGTTAAAGTCTCTCCATTCCGCCTTCCAAACCCTATGGATTTTGACATTACTGTCTTTGTAAACGGTACACTTTCTCCTTTTCTTGGCAATCTTACATATCTTAAAGTCCTTGACCTTTACCATTTTCAAGAGTATTACGATACCAAACCAGATGGATTTAGAGGTCCAATCCCATCTCAACTAGGCCGATTGTCAAATTTGACTCAACTTTATTTGAATGGTAATTTGTTAAATGGTTCAATACCACCGGCCCTTCATTTGCGAACCTCCGTCGCCTAGAAAATCTCTACCTTAGTTCCAATAGACTCTCAGGTAAAATACCTGACATTTTTAGATCAATGAAGTCACTTTCAACATTGAGTTTAGCCGGAAATAATTTTAGTGGCTCAATACCATCTTCCATTAACAATCTAATATCACTTAATTATCTCTTCCTTAACGATAATTTCCTCTCTGGAAATATTCTACCTACTATTGGGAAACTTAAGAAACTCAAATTTGTGGATTTATCAAATaatcatattttataaataatcgtATTATATTAGATAGCAATATGATTACGGGAAATCTACCCTCAACATTAGGAAAACTTACCACAATATCTACAATATTATTGTCAAATAACCGATTTGTAGGTCAAATACCTTCTAGTTTTGGCAATTTTAAGGAGCTATATACGTTAAATTTGTCTAGCAATCAGCTCACTGGCATGCTACCTCCGCAACTTGGTTACGCAACATTGATTTATCAAGAAATCAAATCACGGGAAAGTTGCCTTCAACAATGGGAAACATCAAACATGATATATTTGGAGTATCTTAACCTATCCAATAACAAACTTTACTCGACCATTCCGACGGTGTTCAAGAATCTTTCTCAACTGCATACACTTGATCTTCACTCTAACTTTTTTTATGGCACATTGCAAATATTATTTAGTAAAACTGGATCGTATATCTCCATTGATGTGTCTTACAATAAGTTTACTGGTGGAATTCATGAAAAGATAGGTCTCAATCCTGCAATGAGATATATCAATTCCTTGATATTGTCGAATAATCCATTGGGAGGACCAATACCAAAGTCGATAGGTCATTTGTCCCAATTGCAAGTCTTGAAAATGATAAGTAATCGACTATCAGGGAATCTTCCTCAACAACTTGGTTACATTGCTCAGTTAACGACGATATGATATTGTTGTCAAAAAATAAATTGACGGCAAGTATTCCGAAGAATGTGTTCAACTTGAACAACTTACAAGTGTACGTTTGATGTCTCCAGAAATCAACTTAGTGGCAAAATTCCACCCCACACTTTGAATATTCCAGCTTCTGCATTCTCGCAAAATCTAAACCTTTGTGACACTCCGCTTCCTTCTTGTAAAAGTTTGTAATAATTGTATAAACTTACAAATACTTTTCATGCCAAATCAACAACTTTGTTAGAGTATTCAAGTACAATACTAAAGTTTCGTACTCCGTACTTAATTATTCGCTACTTATTTAATAATTGCAATTTCGTTTGGCCCCATATCCATCTCGCTAATctttatattatatatatatatatatatatatatatacacacataTAAAAGAGGCATATTTCCTAAATTATTAGAGCGCTACGTATGAAATCTAAATGGATTGATCAATAAAAaagaagatttctaatttatttttaaattaaaaaaatcgattgccatgtagataattaaCTAGGTGTCACATACGTAGTATatattttaactaattaatcactaattatacaattccatccaaaatcaaacactctaataataaaaattaaatctaaaataaaattcaagaaaaatcaaacactaatctaaaataaaactcaatccaaaatcaaacgctaatccaatattagtgtgtcacgtaggaaatctaatggtttcagccgatgaaaaataagatttcaaaattaattttgaattaaaaagtcgagtaaataattaggtgcaatatatatatttttattaattaattactaatattacgcatatacaacttcatccaaaGTCAAACAAGCTTCTCCCCTCTCTcgctttttctctctctttttagggtttacaaaaattagggttttctagggcggaaatagccaattttcttcggaaatttggttatttccgccccttctctttcaatttcgttgtgtttttgcgttaaatttcaataaaactacatagtttcagtgtggtaagtacccctatggtgggtttgattgtttcggtgtagtaagtacccctatggtgggtttgtttttagttaagttttgtgtgtttagtttagttcaggttgtttctttggtaaagatttatgtgggatcgaagaggatgtcgatctttcgactacaatcagacgaatcagacggaaatcatatttgtcacggctacaacagatctatagatcccctcgtcaatgaaggctgtaaatcacagcgatataaaagagggtatacagaatgtctgatatactacgatcgtagctatggtgaaaggaagtttttatttgatccgattgttatgtatttgttagatttatatctttatgtagatgtcgtatgactttttatcaatgaattaatttgtttatcaaaaaaaaaaaaaaatccaaagtcaaacaatctaataattaaaaaataaatcaaaaatgaaattcaaatcaaaataaaaaaattaactaatctaatctatttataaaatatagcagttgttatatacggagtatgtaggagtgttattttattttaacagtttaatagaattcatgtgtcgcacgggctaaaatctagtgtACAAGTATTTTTAAATGTAATGTTATCGGAAATAATAAAGAATTAGTTAAATTAGCTAGGTTAGTGTTGGTGGAAGAAAGAAACATTATAAAAAATTGTAGTCTAACAAAATAATAAGTATaacaaatattcaaaaacaGTTAATATAGTCAAATTTTACGAGTATTAGTATATATAGAAATTAAAAAATGAACTCACTACGTACTACCTCTGTTTTACTAATTACACTACTATAAAATAGGGCTATAGGAACGACCTAAATTTGTTGGCATTGATCCATTAAATATTTTCATAGACCTATAGCAGCAGTTTATATGGCGTTGCCAATAGGTGGCGCTGCTATAATTACTAATTATAACAATTATTATGTCTTAGGCAACaacattataaaactgctgccATAGTTATGATTAGCAACACTTTTCTTAGGCAACGACTTTTAACTTTTGCCAACAGTTTTATTATATCTAAGGCAACAGCTATTATGTTTGAGCAACAATTATTTAGGATTTTAAGCAACAATTTTAGTGTCAAATGGGAACAAAGGGAGTAATATTGATAAAAgtatgtcatttatagaaacggggcgagtattaagggatgatTTTACG
This sequence is a window from Spinacia oleracea cultivar Varoflay chromosome 1, BTI_SOV_V1, whole genome shotgun sequence. Protein-coding genes within it:
- the LOC110796669 gene encoding LOW QUALITY PROTEIN: receptor-like protein 19 (The sequence of the model RefSeq protein was modified relative to this genomic sequence to represent the inferred CDS: deleted 3 bases in 2 codons), which encodes MITGNLPSTLGKLTTISTILLSNNRFVGQIPSSFGNFKELYTLNLSSNQLTGMLPPQLGYATLIYQEIKSRESCLQQWETSNMIYLEYLNLSNNKLYSTIPTVFKNLSQLHTLDLHSNFFYGTLQILFSKTGSYISIDVSYNKFTGGIHEKIGLNPAMRYINSLILSNNPLGGPIPKSIGHLSQLQVLKMISNRLSGNLPQQLGYIAQLTTMILLSKNKLTASIPKNVFNLNNLQCTFDVSRNQLSGKIPPHTLNIPASAFSQNLNLCDTPLPSCKSL